Within Candidatus Thorarchaeota archaeon, the genomic segment TTCTCATCGCAGTCACTATAGCCGCAGTCACGTGGCTGCTTGCTCTGAAACAGTTCAACCGTGACCGAATGATCTCAATGGTCTGATCGGTGGAGGGGATGCTCCCCTCTTTTTATTTATATTCGACCTTTTTGAGACCAACCGGATACCGTTTTGCGAGGTCCTTGTAGATCTCTTTGTAATCACCAAGCTCTTTCACGTGGTGTTCTCCAATCTCTCCAATGACCTTTGCAGGAACTCCCACGACGATGGACCTCGGAGGCACCTCGAACTTTGATCGGACGACCGCTCCCTCTCCGACAACTGCCCATTCGCCAATCACAGCGTAATCCGATACTATTGCTCCCATCCCGATCACGGCCTCATCATGTACGATCGCGTTGTGTACGATACAGCCATGTCCTAACGTGACATTGTTCCCTATAGTTGTCTTCTCTCCGGGTCTGGCATGGACTACCACATTGTCCTGTACACTGGTGCCATTTCCAATTACGATCTCTCCGTAATCACCTTTGACAACGGCTCCTGGGGCAACGTAGCACTCTTCTCCCAGAGTGACCAATCCTATGACTGAAGCAGTTGGACTGATGTACGTATTCTTGCCGATTTTCGGGACGCGTCCTTCGAACTCGTAGACTGTCATGACTACCATCGAACGACTATTCCTCAGAATTCTCTTAATAAGGCTTAAGTGTGATTGCTTCATATCGAATTACAATGTGTAGTGACTAAGGAAGTGTGACAATGTCAAATGCCTCCGAACCCCCACTATTTCCGATTCTAAAGGGCGAGTCTGTTGGAGTGAGCGGTGAGTTCAGTGGACGTGTTGTGATTGTCAATTCACCTGACGAGATTCATCGCGAATGGGCCGTTGATGATATTCCCGTGATTAATGACAATCTGGTCTCCCATTTTGAAAGCAATCCGGGTGATCTTGATGAGCTACTAAGTCATGTGTCAGCAGTCATATCCGAGACTGGTGAATCAGTGGGGAGTATGGCCTCCATTGCATTCATTCGAGAGATCCTCTGTATTGTCAAAGTGCCTGATGCTTGTTTTGTCTTAGAGAATGATATGCGGATCAGAATTACTGCGCACGAGAGCGATGGAAATATCTTCTTCATAGAGTGACTCTCATTAGGTGGTCTCCTCACCGTTGTCTGTAAGGTGGGCGGTCTTGAATTCGCAGTTCGGTATCTTTTCAGTGATTGCACTGCGTCTAGGTGTGAACGGTCTGACAACTTGTGTCCGAATCTTGACATATCCCAAAGACTTTCCTATATATGGTCCATGAACAGTCCCAGCATAGAATGCGCACATTCTTCAGATACTGCTAGCGACTCTGTCTAATGTGCTCTGCTTATGGAGTTCTTCGCTTCTTGTGGGAAAGGATATGATGAATTTCGTTCCCGCTTGGGGCTTACATGGGACTCTATCCCGAATGTCCAGGATGCCACCATTTCTCTCGACGATCATCTTTACGAACGGAAGGGAGAGACTCTCTCCTGGTCTTGCAGCCTCGGATCGCCAATGCAAGAGGCTCTCACGTTGTGATGGGTCCGCTACGTTCTCAAAAGTGAGGACCTCGATCAAGACCTTATCTGATTGTTCATCCAAATATGCCTGCACATTGATATTGACCTGTTCTCGTTCTTTTGGTGCACAGTATCTCAATAAATGAAACAATGACTGTTCAATATACTTGTCAGCATAAATCTCAAGGTTTTTGGGTCTTATCATGACTCCTACTCTGATGTTCTGGTTCTCGTGTTCTCTCTTGAGTCTGGCTACTGCATTATCTATGATATATGATACATTGATTGGCCGGATTTCCCCTCTCTCTTCTTCTGCCTGTCGAAGATCACGAACCACCCCAATAAGCTCTATTGCTCTTTTGAGACCTTCTTGGGCGATCCCTATGTCTTCTAAGAGATTGATGTCCTCTTTGATCGACATGGCCACAATATCCACTGCTGCTTGGATTCCTTGCAGAATATTTGCGGTGTCATGTCTGAGTACGTCGGCAAGGTTCAGCGCTTTATCACGTTCGTTCTCAAGTTTGGCGATCATCTGTTTTAGTTGCTCTGTCTCGTAATTTTGTAGCGTTGCCGTGACATCCTTTACTATGACAATCACTGACAATATTTTTCCATCAGTTGCCTTGGTATGTGGCACCACATCAATTCTGAAAATGGCGTTCTCTTTTATTTCTGGAATCTTGATCTGTGGTATTGATATGACCTGTCCGGTCTTCATGGTCTCTTGAATCTGATCGGTCACGGTCTGGAGTATCTTTTCTGCGATCTCAACCCCCTGAGTGCGTTTATAGCCCTCCTCGATCGTGCCTCCAAGATTTGTCATCTCCACTTTGGTTCCGCCGTACGAGAGGACAAAACCAACATCAAGATGTGCATAGATGCCCGCAAAGGTCACAGTCCTCATGATAAAACAGCCCGCTGCCACAAAGGGGATTCCAAGTGCGATGGCTACGAAAGCCAGATCAATTAATCGAAAGATTCCTGCTCCTATGACTTCTCCAAATACCATGAACCCATAACCTAACGTGACTAGTTTGGCACCCTGACTCAGCTCGGGGCGTTCTATCTTGTACGGGTTGTTTCTAATTAAATTAAAGAAGGCCCCAAATAATAATGTAAATATGACCGAACCATAGATCACAAGGGCGAGTCTGGTGGCCTCAATTCCAATAATGTATACGATCAACGCGGCGGCCATGGGAAATAGGAACGAGACCCCATAGAGAATCGTCATTACTGCCCACTTAAGTCGGTTGAGCCGTGCAAGGATGTTTGCCTTTGTCATTTCCAAGCCTGTTGGAATAAAGAATCCTAAGGCTGCATAATCTAACGATCTGAATACCAGATGGGCTGGAGAGCTGAGGGGTGTGTTGAAATATCCATAGAGACATACCCCCCTTGCAATCATCACAAGGGCGAATCCCGCTAGGGCAAAATATACTCTGTTTCGATCCTTTTGCAACTGCCCGAGTGCTAAGATAAGGACTATTACTCCAATTCCTGTGAGATATAGTGCGGACTCATACATACGATTGCCCCTTTGGTCCCTGTCGTATTATTACTTTCATCTCTGAATAATACGTATTATTTTGAGAGAAATTGCCTTTTTAATAAATCGTTGATGTATTATTTGAGCTTATACGTACTATTGGCTCCACGTCAAACAGCCCGCCCAAGAGGATTCCTGTCTCTCAATCTGGGATCTTCTTTTGCGACCGTCGCGGGTGCTATCGCAAGATCGAACTCAGATGACCTCCAATGATTGGAACTGGGGGAGCAAGTGTGAGAGGGCACTCGAAACGGACTCAGGTCTAAATATCTTGAAGATTTTTAGAACGGCCAGAAAGTAGTGCAAATCACTCACTGCCCGTGTATCATCGATTTTTCAGAGTACATCTTTTAGTGCAAACCTTTATGGGTTTCCTCTTCATGCATATGGTTCTGTGACCGAAGAGAATCGCCTTGATTGGTATATTGTTCGAATGGCACTTGTTGATCAGAAAAGAGTAGCGCTCACGTTTCTCTTTGCAATATTTGTACTGGCTTTGGGTCTTGTTCTTTACTATGTACTTCTGCTCATGCTCACAAGTCAAGTAGGTGAGAGCATTGTTGGAAGTGTTTTGTTCTTGGTAGTCCAAATACTGCTTGGCCTTTTTGCAACACGATCAGCATTCCAGTTCGGTTCGCGAATCCGTCAACTTCAGGTGCCTCCTCAGGTCACAGAGACTCCTCATCAGCCTTTATTCTCGGAATGCGACATTACGGAGGGTGACATTCCAAAAATATTCGAGCAGTTCCAGATCGGGTATGATTGCGATGATCCGCAGAGGGTCGATGATTTTACGGATCTCGGCTGGTTTTTTGTTACAGTCTTTGCAATACTGTCTATGATGATCATGCTCCTCTTTGGGTCGTCAGTGGTACTGATCTATAGTGTGGTCATTGTTCAAGGGGTCATCGTATTTTTTTTGTTGGTTCTTGGGTACAAGTATACAGTCAGTGCGTCTCTTGATGACTCCTTTGTACATCTCGAGTTCGTAGTTTCAACTCTAATGACCTCTCTCTTGAACGATCTCCGCGAATTTGAACCGCGGCTAGTAGCGCGCTGGGTTCAACAACTTCGAAAGAGCATACTCTATGATATTGCAATGGTTGTAGACTATGTGGACTTTGGGCTTCGTATAGGCTCCGATCGTCCTGCCTCTGTTCTTGTGCCTGCTTCGTCTGCTCAGTTAGACTGTATCCGACGAGCGATCCCCGAGGAGTGGACTATTCACTCGCACGACAACGTTCTGGAGATTCATATTCCCCGGCTCGCACTAAATCTGTCTGAACCTTCAAGGTCGCTGTTAGCTCCTGATACAGTAAATGTTCTATCGGCAGAAATTAGTACTGTCATACAAACTCTCTTGTCTGATCCGGATTGTACCAAACATGCTTCTTAATATGCAAAGCATATAGTATTACAGCAGGGAGAAACAATGAAGATCCGTCTCAAGATCGATCGCCTCTGGCTTGAATTGGAAAAGAAGAGCATGAAGAAGCTCTTGGACAAATACAAGCTCTGGGAGGCGCACACACTTGAGAAGGCTAAGCGTGCCAAGGACCTTCGATCACTACGAGAGCTCTATTACGAGTTAGGCGATCGGTGGGAATGGGATCAAGTCACAGGCGAGTGGCTCTCGAAAGGTGCTCCCCTTGATGCGATCGCTCTGTTTCTACGGATGCCGGGTCTTGAGCCTGATAAGGAACGGTATGTCCTCTATGCCGTCATGGCTTATAGTAAGGGTTTCACAGACCAGTTTGATCATCTAGGGGACAAGGAGCGTGTGATTCTTGAGCGCGACCTGTCCACCGGAAAAGTTGTCGTGTGGTCAACAACAGGTCATGGCGCTATGGATCTCCAACCTACAGATGTTAGTGAGTATGCCCCTCTTGAGAATATTGTCAATACCTGTCACCTTGTTGCTCAGCCCGGCGATCATGCTCTGCGTCTATGCCTGCCTTTAGAGACCAGTTCGCAATGGAATCTCACTCAGCGGCTCTGGTTAGTGGCAAGTGGAAATACCGAGTTCACATGGCGTACGATTGATGTTGTCCGCTCAGAAGACATAGAGAATGGTCTTGGCTTCAATTTCTATAGATATGCCTCTGCTGTCATCAGTCTTGAGAAACTCTGGTCCCGGTTAAAGAAAGACAAGACACTGGTGAGTCGTGATCTCTCACAGCAGGAAATCCGCCACAATACTGAACTCCTTCGGGAGATTGAAGGTCTGCTTCATGTTCTGTGGTTTAAGCCCCCGGCCCGCCAGCTCCGTCCAGCAGTATCTCTGTATACTAAACTGAAGGAGCGGCTCGAACAAGGTGATCACTACTCACTTGATGATGTTGTCCGTCCATATCTCTCGGAGTTGGCAGAGTCCCTCACTGACTTGATCGAGCAAGCAAAGTTCCTGAAGTGGAAGAGCGTTGTAGAGCAGAAGGGTTATACCCCCGAGTCGATCTTTGACAAGTTGGGGATCACCGGAATGTCGCGTGAGGCATTGGTGGTTGCTCTTGATGATATACTCAAGGAACATACACTTGCCTACATTGGATATCCGGAAAAGGCCACTATGACTGGTAAGGTTCTCAGGATCATCTTGGGCCTACTGGTTCTACCTGTACGCTTGGTTTCTGCGTTCATTAAATCAATGTTGCAATCATTAGACAAGCTCGTGACGCGCTTTACACATAGGGAATCTACGGGAGAATCTGAGGATGCCCCTTCCTCCCCTCAAGAAGACCAGGATGAACTGATTGATAAAGGGGCTTGAATACACTTACTGAGTAATCCCTTCAAGTTCGGAAAAGGACGCCTCCGATCTTGTCAAGAAATATGGTGATGTAGTTGCGTGTTGGAATTATAGGAAATGGAGTCTCTGCGGTCACTGCTGTCCGAGAACTGCTCAAGATCGATTCGACAATAGAGGTTGAGATCTTCTCGGACGAGCCTCATGGATATTACCTTCGACCCAAGCTCATAGAGTTTCTGGGTGGGCGTCTCGATAAAGATGCAATTGTCCAATTTGGGAATGACTGGTACGCTCAACGAGGAGTCGCCTTTCACCCATCCACTCATGTAGAAAAAATAGGCAACGACCTCACAGTTCATGCCTCCGACGGGTCCGGTGGTCAATTTGATAAGATCTTGCTTGCGACTGGTGCTCGTCCGTTTATCCCACCCATTCCGGGAACTGACAAAATGGGTATGTTCGCCCTTCGTACTTTGAATGATGCCACGGCCATAAAGAATGCTGTGAGCCCCTCTAGTCGCGTGCTCATTGTTGGTGGCGGTGTTCTGGGGATTGAGATCGCCGCAGCCGTCAGCAATCTTGGTGCCTCCCCGACTGTGATCTCCAATGGTGGTGTGCTGCTTCCTGCACAACTCGATGCGCCCGCCAGTGCACTTCTTGTCAAGCGTCTTGACGGTATGGGAGTCTCAATAGTGTTCGATTACAGGTGTGCTGAGATTCTTGGCTCTGAAAAGGTCACGGGTGTCATCTCCACAGAGGGTGAGACCCTTGATGGTGATGTTGTCATTGCAGCCACTGGTGTCCGACCAAATATGGATGTGGCGAAGGCCTCCGGCATCCCCTGCGGCCGTGGAGTGACCGTTGACGATCACATGCAGACCGGGGTCAAGGGCATCTATGCTTCAGGTGATTGTTCCGAGTGGAATGGGGTCTGTAGTGGGATCATTCCCTCTGCAATTGACACGGCAAAAGTGGCTGCGCATAATATGGTCACACCGGGGTCTCGGAGATACAATGGTACCGTTCCCACCAACACGTTGAAGGTCGCAGGGATCGACCTCTTTTCAATTGGCATCACCTCGCCGACCACTGATGACTATGAGATCCGCGACAAGACCGACACACAACAGGACCGGTACTATAAGATCGTCCTGAAGGACAATGTGATCGTTGGGGCGATCGTTCTTGGTGACAGAAAGGCTTCTCAACGCATTCAGCGGCTTGTGCGTTCTGGTGAAGCGGTTTCAGACCGTGAAGGTCTCATACCCTCCTGAGACTACTCCTCTACGATCACTCTCGGCGGTCTATTCTTTCCTTGTGGTACCAGATTGATCACGATCTCCGCAGCATCGCGTAATTCTTCCATGTGCGTCACAAGGATGACCTGCTCTACTGATCTGAGACCTCGGATTGCCTCAGGCAGCCAGCGGCGTCTCTGAGAATCAAGTCCGGCTCCGGGCTCGTCAAGGATCAAGAGACTTGGTGCTCTCATTATGCTCTCATTTCCTTCAGTTGCAAGTTTCTGTAATGCAGTATTGACGGCGACACGCAGGGCGAAGTTGACGCAGACATCTTCACCTCCTGAGGCATCACGTAGAGGCACTGTATGTCCTCTAAGGTTGCAGAGTCTAATATCGTAGTCCTCGCCAATCTCCAGATTACTATAGCGGTCTCCAAAGATGCTCAGAAAAATCTCGCGTGCCTCTTCTCGTATTCGAGGTTTGAGATTGTCCTCAGCAATCAGTGGTATCTGTGTCAGCACGTTTTGGAGTGTTGATGCCAGTCCCTGCAGACGCGCGAGTTCTGCTTTGGTTCGACTGATCTCTGGCGATTCGAGTTGTCGTTCAACTTCCTCAATCGAACTTCTGACCTGCGTGACCATCTCTTTTACTGGCTGGACCAGATCCTCTCGACCGGTCAATCTTGTAAGTTCATCGAGCGCTCTGTCCGCAGCAGCTATCTCCTCTCTGGAGGGAAGTCGTTTCCGGATCTCCTCTAAATGATTCTGTTCGCTCTGAATCTGTTCGAGTCGTTCTCGATATTTTCGGATCTTTGTTCTGGTCTTGCCTTCAATGTGTGCATAGATTCCCAGTCCCATCATATCGCGCATTGTCTCTCGTTTTTTCTTTGGAGGAAGTCGTGATAGTCTATCGATGTCCCCCTGTCTAACATAGGTCAATGCTGCGAAAGCGTCACGGTCCATTCCGAGAAGTTTTATGATCTGTTTATCGACTTGAGTCACCGTCGATTCGATTACTTTTCCCGAGCCCTCGTCTGTCAATTCCGCCTCGGTTCTATCCACAAAGATTGTCCGTTTTACGGTATATTCTCTTGTATTGGCCGGGGCGATAAATGTTAGAGTGACCTTTGCCTTATTGGTACCATGGCGAATGACCTCCCTGAGTTTGAGATCCTTCTCTTTTCTCTTTGTCTTCTTGAATAGAGCGAACTCAATAGCCTCAAGAATTGTCGTCTTCCCTGAACCGTTTGGACCGACGATTGCAGTGATGTCATTTTGAAAATCAATAGTCTGATCCTTAAAGACTCTGAAGTTTTGAAGTCGTAATCTAACTAGCATAATCGCACCCCCATTACATTATCTCCTCAAGTATTTCGAGAAACTCATCAGGGCTTCCAAGTTGTGATTGTTCAACGTATTCTCTTACTGCCCTCTTCACATCGAGTGGTCTTGTGATCTTGATTGGCCGTGTTCCAAGTACTTGCCATTTTGCATCGATGACAATCAATAGTGAATTGTGTTCTTGCTCTCCATACTCAACAAGTTCCTCTGGTTTTATTGCGGCACTGGTTTCAGAGTCAATGATACCATTGACCTGCACAACTGCAATCCCTCCATTGCTTGTAAATCGAATCCTCTTTATTACATCTCTCAGGTACTGATTCGCATCTTCACCAGATCTTCCTGTTATATCTACGCCTGAAATGAGATTGAACTCACGAACATCTTCAAGTGGTTCAGTAACGTACTTGTTACCATTTGTTGTCACATCCACAACAATGACCCCTCGTGTTCTGCCATAGCCCAGTTCTCTGCGCCATTCAACTATTGCCGTTGAGCCAGGTCTCCCAATGCCTGCATCCTCGTCAAGTCGGAAATCGTGTTTATGTCCTTCTCCTATATAGTCAAAATCAATAGGCGCCTCATCCCACTTGATGGGGAGCGTGTGAGTGAATAGCAGATTAATGTCACCTTTAGGCCTTATCCTGTCAATGATCCCTCTGGTCGTTCTTTCGTATCCCCACGAGACAAGATGAACTTCTATCTGTTCTCCATTAATCTGGAGTCTGAATTCTCTATGCTGATCCTCAATGGTAGTTATTGCGAGGCCTGCCCGTTCAAGAGCCACAACCGGGCTCACATCCCAGCGTTTCCCTGGAAGATCATGATTCCCTTGAACAATAAATGCGTGGACTCTCGCATCTCTGACTTTTTTGAACATCTCTATGGCAATTTGCATGTCCTCGGGCGCTGGTTCCGGACTGTCAAAGAGATCGCCAGTATGCACCAAAATATCGGGCTTGTGTTCTAGTGCCTTCTCGATCGCTTGTTGAAAGCAGGCCCTCATATCCTCTTTTCTCTCTGTTAATTGGAATGCTGCTGCACCAAGATGTGAGTCAGAGATATGTGCTATTTTGACCATTGCCAGC encodes:
- a CDS encoding gamma carbonic anhydrase family protein; the encoded protein is MVVMTVYEFEGRVPKIGKNTYISPTASVIGLVTLGEECYVAPGAVVKGDYGEIVIGNGTSVQDNVVVHARPGEKTTIGNNVTLGHGCIVHNAIVHDEAVIGMGAIVSDYAVIGEWAVVGEGAVVRSKFEVPPRSIVVGVPAKVIGEIGEHHVKELGDYKEIYKDLAKRYPVGLKKVEYK
- a CDS encoding FAD-dependent oxidoreductase, which gives rise to MRVGIIGNGVSAVTAVRELLKIDSTIEVEIFSDEPHGYYLRPKLIEFLGGRLDKDAIVQFGNDWYAQRGVAFHPSTHVEKIGNDLTVHASDGSGGQFDKILLATGARPFIPPIPGTDKMGMFALRTLNDATAIKNAVSPSSRVLIVGGGVLGIEIAAAVSNLGASPTVISNGGVLLPAQLDAPASALLVKRLDGMGVSIVFDYRCAEILGSEKVTGVISTEGETLDGDVVIAATGVRPNMDVAKASGIPCGRGVTVDDHMQTGVKGIYASGDCSEWNGVCSGIIPSAIDTAKVAAHNMVTPGSRRYNGTVPTNTLKVAGIDLFSIGITSPTTDDYEIRDKTDTQQDRYYKIVLKDNVIVGAIVLGDRKASQRIQRLVRSGEAVSDREGLIPS
- a CDS encoding AAA family ATPase; this translates as MLVRLRLQNFRVFKDQTIDFQNDITAIVGPNGSGKTTILEAIEFALFKKTKRKEKDLKLREVIRHGTNKAKVTLTFIAPANTREYTVKRTIFVDRTEAELTDEGSGKVIESTVTQVDKQIIKLLGMDRDAFAALTYVRQGDIDRLSRLPPKKKRETMRDMMGLGIYAHIEGKTRTKIRKYRERLEQIQSEQNHLEEIRKRLPSREEIAAADRALDELTRLTGREDLVQPVKEMVTQVRSSIEEVERQLESPEISRTKAELARLQGLASTLQNVLTQIPLIAEDNLKPRIREEAREIFLSIFGDRYSNLEIGEDYDIRLCNLRGHTVPLRDASGGEDVCVNFALRVAVNTALQKLATEGNESIMRAPSLLILDEPGAGLDSQRRRWLPEAIRGLRSVEQVILVTHMEELRDAAEIVINLVPQGKNRPPRVIVEE
- a CDS encoding metallophosphoesterase, with the translated sequence MVKIAHISDSHLGAAAFQLTERKEDMRACFQQAIEKALEHKPDILVHTGDLFDSPEPAPEDMQIAIEMFKKVRDARVHAFIVQGNHDLPGKRWDVSPVVALERAGLAITTIEDQHREFRLQINGEQIEVHLVSWGYERTTRGIIDRIRPKGDINLLFTHTLPIKWDEAPIDFDYIGEGHKHDFRLDEDAGIGRPGSTAIVEWRRELGYGRTRGVIVVDVTTNGNKYVTEPLEDVREFNLISGVDITGRSGEDANQYLRDVIKRIRFTSNGGIAVVQVNGIIDSETSAAIKPEELVEYGEQEHNSLLIVIDAKWQVLGTRPIKITRPLDVKRAVREYVEQSQLGSPDEFLEILEEIM